ctcGAGATCGGGGGAGGCGCTCCCCAGGTACAGATGGTGCTGGCAGCCCCACCCCCGCCTGCAGGATCCCTGCGCCCTGAAGCCCCAAGGGGGTGCCCGAGATCCACTCTGCTCTCTGCCAGCCACTCAGTCACCGCAGGGACCCCCGCTGGTCTCGGAGGCTTGGGGCAGAGGGAGCAgacggcggggtgggggtggggggcctccAAGCTGAGCAGCCGGCTCTGGGACCTGGTTTCTGGGTCTTTCACTGGCCACCCCCTCCTTCAGAGTGGACAGGGCAGCGGGGCCCGTCCGGCACGGCCGTGGCGCGGACTTACCGAGAAGTCCATGTCTTCCGCCTTCAGGTGGTCTGCGATGTACTGGACTCCCTCAACCGCCCGCGCCAGAGCTGGCGACAGGGGCTGGGGTGGCGTGCTGGCGCCGGGGGCCTTGAGCGCGGCATTTGGTGCCTCCGCCTCCGTCCTGCACTTGCACTTGCAGGGGGAGGCCTGGTCTGGGGGCGGAAGCTCGGCCGAGGGGGCCGTGGTCAGCGAGGCAGGGGAGCCGTCCGCCGGGCGGTCGGCTGGGGAGGCGGCCTCCTCTCGGGGCGCGCAGTACTGGATGCTCTGGGACCGGCACCTCACGCCGCCCTCTGCCACTTCGCTGGGGCCGGACACGTGCTGGACGCTCAGGGACCGGGCCTTGGCGAGCCCTGGGGCCGGGGTGCCAGTGGGTGGGCGGCAGGGCCCGGGCGAGGGGCATGGGCCGGCCTTCTCGGCCTCTGAGGgccgcagagcagaggcctggtCTGAGGGCGACGTGCAGGCCGGCCAGTCCGGGCCGCAGGACGGGGTTGGGGACGGGGCGGGGCCCCTACTCCTGAGCTCGGGCTCCCCCCGGGGCTCCGGCCAGAAGCGCGGGGCTCCGGCCGCCTCATGCACGGACCCGACGAGCCGCCGGCAGTTGTCCTTGACCGCGGACGGCCGCTTCATGAAGAGCAGACGCGGCACGACGTCCAGGAAGACGCGGCGGACCCAGGCGGGCATGGTGTGCGTGCGCGGGGAGCGGTGGTGCACGTTGAGCACGaagacggtgatggtgatggagagCGTGACGAAGGTCATGGTGAAGAGCAGGTACTCGCCAATCAGCGGGATGACCAGCGAGGTGGACGGGGTGATCTCGGTGATGAGCAGCAGGAAGACGGTGAGCGAGAGCAGCACGGAGACGCACAGCGTGACCTTCTCGCCGCACTCGGACGGCAGGTAGAAGACGAGCACGGCGAGGCAGGAGACGAGCAGGCAGGGCGCGATGAGGTTGACGGTGTAGAAGAGCGGCAGGCGCCGGATGACGAAGGCGTACGTGATGTCCGGGTACACCTCCGCGCAGCACTCGTACTTGCGCGTGTTGTAGGTGCCCACGGCGTCCACGATGACCCACTCGCCGCTCTCCCAGAAGCCCAGCTGGTCCACGTGGCTGTGCATGCTCACCAGGTCGATCTTGGCCTTGTCGTAGGTCCAGGACCCGAACTTCATGGTGCAGTTCTGCTGGTCGAAGGGGAAGAAGGTGACGTCGATGCTGCAGGAGCTCTTGTAGATGGCCGGCGGTGTCCACTGCACCCGCCCGTCGTGAAAGAGGTGGGCCTTGGTCAGGTGGGTGACGGCAAAGTCCCCATCCGCGCTGGGTGGGAGACAGAGGGCGTGGGTGAGGTGCCCGGCACCCGCGGCCCGGAAGCTGTCTTCCCCCCGCCCGCCATACGCGCCCCCACTTCGCAGTGGCCTCGCCCAGGACGGGGCGGCCCTGGGCTCGTTGCTCCCCTGCCCGCATCGCTGTCACCACCCCTACCCTGGGGGCGATGCTCCGTGGAGACCGTCTCAGCGGCCCACACCGCGCCTGACGCCCAagcttgatggtggtgatgaccgTGATTATTTGGGGGCTGGAAAGCCCGTCCACACCACATCAGGGGCCCCAGGCACACAAGTGGCCCCTGGGTAGCACGCAGAGCAGCTCGTCCCCTGCGGTCACCCCAGAGCTGGGCAGAAGTCGGACCTGTCCGGCCACCTTCTCGTGCTCCAGACTGGTGTTTTCCCCCCAttgaccccaccccccaaacttaGAGGCAGGACCCCCCTTCCTGCACAGGTGAGGACTCCAAGGCCCAACGAGGCAAAGACCAGTCTGGGCCCACCCCAGGCAGGACATGGACCCCAGGCCCTcagccctcctgcctctccctcgGCCTTGGGGTGTCGGCCTGTTTCCCCACGAGGCCTGCGCTGCCCACGTCGACCGTATGTGGTGCCCACAGGCCGGTTGGGGCAGCAGCCgttcccccagcccctccagcaGCCCTGCCGCTTCGGCTCTGAAACGCTGATGGGAGAGCTCGCCTCCTCCCCCCAGGACACCCCCCAGACAGCTGGCCCCAGCACTGAGGGCCACCGGACGCTAGTCACCAAGCCCGTGTCTTCACACTCGTGTGTGGAGGGCACATCGGCCCCGGCCAGGTCCTCAGAGGGCCTAGGGCTCTGCACGTGGGACCCGGCGCCTAGCGCAGCCCCAGGAAGAAGCAGCTTTCCCCAGGGCACGCTGTCACTACCTGTCACCGCTGCACGAAGTCCCGCCCCCCCCCAAGCTGGTTCCTGTGTCCCCAGCAAGCCCAGGGGTGTGGACGGCGGGACCGTATGACAGCACACGTGGGAGAAGGGCAGCCCGAGCCGGCTGGCCCCGTCCCTGCTCCAGGCCGCAGACGCCCATCCACGTGAGACCCTCTGACTGACAGGCCGACGCAGGGGAGCCCCCAGTGGGTGGCATGGCCTCACGTGCACGCCCTCCAGCCTTGAAGGGGTGCCCCAAAGCTATCAGAAAAGCACCCCCCGACCCTTCCCCCCGCCCAGCAGCCTGCGCTGACCGCTCAGCCTCACTCAAGTGCACGCGGCCCTGGCCGTCAGCTACCCGCTGCCCCTGGAAACAGGCCTCCTCAGTGGCCGTCCGGCCAGCGTCAGCCACCAGCTCTGGGGTCTGTCCTCACCCACGCCCAGCCCCATCCAGAGCGGACCTTGGTGCCCATCTCCATTCCCAAGAGAAGCTGGAGGTCCATGCCGCTACCTCCCAGGGGTCTTGGTAAGGAGGCCAGAAAAGGAGGGGGCTTGGGTGGCGGTCCCACTCCTGGGCTGCCGTCCCAGGGGCTGTGTGGCTCCCAGAGCAGTCCTGACCACGCTCCCCTGGGTGCCGGAGTTCTGACCCTGGTACCTATGTTCTGGATCAAAGAGCCACGAGGCGTATTCCGTGCCAGGTCCCagcggggcagggggctgggggagctgaGCGTGGACCCGGGGGGCCCGGGCGGCTGGAGAACTCCAGGGCGCAGGATCAGACCGGGCAGCTTGCAGAGGGAGAGCGGAGAGCCCGCCCCGCCTTCCATTCCCCGAGCAGCCCCCCCTTAATGCAGCCCCGAAACCCATCTCCTCCATGTGCGGCCGCTCTCCCACGGCCATTACTGGAATCAGTTAAGCTGGAAGAGAAGCCCAGTCGTTCTTAATCAAACAGCAGCATTTTGTAGGTCAGGCCCAAGCCTGGGGGCCCAGGAGGGCTTTTGTGCGGAAGCACTGAAGtcttggggggagggcagggctctgGGCAGACGGCTGGGACCAGAGGGGACCGAGTGCTTCCATTGGCTGTAGCTGTAAGTGCTGTGGAACTGCCGCCACCCAGGCCCGAGTCTGCATCTGCCCCTGTGGATTCAGCTCAGGGTAAGCTGGCCCGGCAATGACACAGCAGGGACGCGGGGACGCGGGAGGGCACCAGGCTGCCCCGAGGTCGGGGACACCTTGAGGATCCCGGGAAAGGACAAGTTCAAGGACGCCAGCCCTCTGGAGCCCAGTGTCTGCCACAGCCGCGCCCCTAACACCCCGGCCCCTGGAGCCCAGTGTCTGCCACAGCCGCGCCCCTGACACCCCGGCCCCCAGCACAGAAACATCCTCCTAGAGATCAGACTTCAGAGCCAGGGACAGCGGCCCAGATAGAGGCTGTTTGCTTGAGTGTGGTTAGCGGGTCTGGGGAGACTGCGAGCACAGacagaggggcaggaggagggcggGGGCGCGGGCAGCGAGCCGGCATGGGCAGGCCGGTCTGGGGCTTCCTCCCCTACACCTCCCGGCCTTTGTTCCCCGATGCGGTCCGCTGCGTGTGCAGGGCCCACTTTCCCCAGACAGGGACTGACTCTGGAAAGGACTCCAGCCTGAGGGGGAGCAGCTGCAGGGCCTGCAGTCATCCTGGGAGGAGCTCGGACCCCTTCCCAGTCCGTGAGTGACCgaggcccctgccccagcctgggcAGGGATGGAGCCCCCAGGCGCCACTGCTGCCCCCAGGACCCCGTCTCCTTGCCACTTTGCCTGCTCATGGGCCCGCCCCCCACACCCCAGGCCTCAGCACCCTCCTTTACTCACTCCTCCTGCTTCCGAGCCCGCCCTCAGCCCACATAAGCCGCCTGCCTCTTGCTCACACCGGCCCTGGAAGAGCTGCTGGCCGGAGCACGGCTGGACCCGGGCACCTGCCACCCTGCCGGCTAAGAACCCCGGGCTCACTTGTTGTACAGGACGATGTCCGGCCGCCAGATGAGCTCAGAGGGGATGCGGATGGAGGTCACGTTCTCGTAGTCAGCGGGGTCCCAGCGCAGCTTATAGTCATGCCACTCCTGGGGGAAgccggggttgggggggcggtgagggggaggggcggggggaggggcggggggcagtgGGGGCTCCCTCCCACTCACCTGCTTCACCCACACATTCGTCGTCATCATCTGGTTCTTCTCATCCTAGGA
This genomic stretch from Globicephala melas chromosome 15, mGloMel1.2, whole genome shotgun sequence harbors:
- the CHRNA4 gene encoding LOW QUALITY PROTEIN: neuronal acetylcholine receptor subunit alpha-4 (The sequence of the model RefSeq protein was modified relative to this genomic sequence to represent the inferred CDS: deleted 1 base in 1 codon), with protein sequence MKLTRPCGAPLLAPGDPGCASSLQAGVGGAGLGTGRGSVSRGPRTTPRRDSPDARSDYRAPTRGSGTSPAAGGRRKLWPCTGRAQPPRPLSARGPFPLLPPPILALLPAPSSSLSPPPPRLLEAGRSGRGRAAEPTAPRSRRGSRRRASREKRPKQARRTELPARRGGHEVGLARSSEQGRGGAGSRPHLEPARCAMELRGPGAPPPQLLPPLLLLLGAGLLPVSSHVETRAHAEERLLKKLFSGYNKWSRPVANISDVVLVHFGLSIAQLIDVDEKNQMMTTNVWVKQEWHDYKLRWDPADYENVTSIRIPSELIWRPDIVLYNNADGDFAVTHLTKAHLFHDGRVQWTPPAIYKSSCSIDVTFFPFDQQNCTMKFGSWTYDKAKIDLVSMHSHVDQLGFWESGEWVIVDAVGTYNTRKYECCAEVYPDITYAFVIRRLPLFYTVNLIAPCLLVSCLAVLVFYLPSECGEKVTLCVSVLLSLTVFLLLITEITPSTSLVIPLIGEYLLFTMTFVTLSITITVFVLNVHHRSPRTHTMPAWVRRVFLDVVPRLLFMKRPSAVKDNCRRLVGSVHEAAGAPRFWPEPRGEPELRSRGPAPSPTPSCGPDWPACTSPSDQASALRPSEAEKAGPCPSPGPCRPPTGTPAPGLAKARSLSVQHVSGPSEVAEGGVRCRSQSIQYCAPREEAASPADRPADGSPASLTTAPSAELPPPDQASPCKCKCRTEAEAPNAALKAPGASTPPQPLSPALARAVEGVQYIADHLKAEDMDFSVKEDWKCVAMVIDRIFLWVFVLVCLLGTAGLFLPPWLAGMI